Proteins from a genomic interval of Candidatus Palauibacter polyketidifaciens:
- a CDS encoding redoxin domain-containing protein, with the protein MADAAADVEATRLERAMARFDSARTAAPDDSEAHRQYAMLAHYFDLFVEASRAWEQSLELEPADPVAWDGYMTSLRLAGRFETDRRYLEKLLDLLPEALRASRDRPMIYVSALSAARELGDLDGYRAILIEQLATRPEDPLMLNALGAALVSAAEEGASDRAGTIRDSIGAALDALAAARDDVPETEASILYRLASGYDLIGREEESDHWLGRLTAASDRGVLADDLLAEDLSADFQAAFQGSSPEELLRIADEGLAAATTLKNRATWTTWRFMAVGQQAMGPELAPELAERLFDAALEVLAWRNAEQWLALDGLIQLGLRPQVVLERAVAIEEGLRADRPGFLDASAKGYEREENRRREIDRARIVQARMLAQLGETEAAEELFQELATESRSAQTLRAFGTHLLETDRPAEALDAFVEVMAFGGVRLRPLAERAAAAAGLPPEAVDERFAVRSPLVEAELAETALGERLDRRAPALVLEDQRGVEWRLSDLVGKVVVLKFWATWCPPCLAEFPHLVGSLEAYEGDEEVVFLTIVTADSPRSEVEALLAEEGYTFPVLFADAGLALDFEILAYPTTLYVDPDGIIRFLEQGYRPAGYAELMRNRIDALRTD; encoded by the coding sequence ATGGCAGACGCGGCGGCGGATGTCGAGGCCACCCGGCTGGAGCGGGCGATGGCCCGCTTCGATTCGGCCCGCACGGCCGCGCCGGATGACTCCGAGGCGCACCGTCAGTACGCGATGCTGGCCCATTACTTCGATCTGTTCGTGGAGGCGTCTCGGGCGTGGGAACAGTCATTGGAACTGGAGCCCGCCGATCCCGTCGCTTGGGATGGCTACATGACGTCTCTCCGCCTGGCCGGGCGTTTCGAGACGGACCGCCGATACCTGGAGAAGCTGCTCGACCTGCTACCCGAGGCACTTCGAGCAAGCCGCGACCGTCCGATGATCTACGTCAGCGCCCTCTCAGCGGCGCGGGAACTGGGCGACCTCGATGGCTATCGGGCCATCCTGATCGAGCAACTGGCAACGCGACCCGAGGACCCCCTAATGCTGAACGCGCTTGGAGCGGCCTTGGTCTCCGCCGCGGAGGAGGGGGCAAGTGACCGCGCCGGGACGATCCGGGACTCCATCGGGGCGGCGCTGGACGCGCTCGCCGCGGCTCGCGACGATGTTCCGGAAACCGAGGCTTCGATTCTCTATCGCCTCGCGTCCGGGTACGACCTGATCGGTCGGGAAGAGGAGTCGGACCACTGGCTTGGGCGTCTCACCGCCGCGTCGGACCGGGGCGTCCTGGCCGACGACCTGCTGGCCGAGGACTTGAGCGCCGACTTTCAAGCCGCGTTTCAGGGGTCGTCGCCCGAGGAACTGCTTCGCATCGCGGATGAGGGACTTGCGGCGGCGACAACACTGAAGAATCGAGCCACCTGGACGACATGGCGGTTCATGGCTGTCGGCCAGCAGGCCATGGGGCCGGAACTTGCTCCGGAGTTGGCGGAGAGGCTGTTCGACGCCGCTTTGGAGGTGCTTGCGTGGCGGAACGCGGAGCAATGGTTGGCTCTGGACGGCCTGATCCAATTGGGGCTGCGCCCGCAGGTCGTACTCGAGAGGGCCGTTGCAATAGAAGAGGGCCTGAGAGCGGACCGTCCCGGTTTCCTGGATGCCAGTGCGAAGGGATACGAGCGCGAGGAGAATCGACGACGGGAGATCGACCGGGCACGGATCGTCCAGGCTCGTATGCTCGCGCAACTCGGCGAGACCGAAGCCGCCGAGGAGTTGTTCCAGGAACTGGCGACGGAATCCCGCAGCGCCCAGACGCTACGGGCGTTTGGGACCCATCTTCTGGAGACCGACCGACCAGCCGAGGCGCTCGACGCTTTCGTGGAGGTCATGGCCTTCGGCGGCGTCCGACTGCGGCCTCTCGCCGAGCGCGCCGCCGCGGCCGCTGGCCTCCCACCCGAAGCTGTGGACGAGCGGTTCGCCGTTCGGAGTCCGCTGGTGGAGGCGGAGCTGGCAGAAACGGCCCTCGGGGAACGACTTGATCGCCGGGCACCGGCGCTCGTCCTCGAAGATCAGCGCGGCGTGGAGTGGCGGTTGAGCGATCTGGTGGGGAAAGTCGTGGTCCTGAAGTTCTGGGCCACTTGGTGTCCCCCGTGCCTCGCGGAGTTCCCCCACCTTGTAGGCTCGCTCGAGGCGTACGAAGGCGACGAGGAGGTGGTTTTCCTCACCATCGTCACGGCAGATTCCCCGCGGAGCGAAGTGGAGGCGCTTCTCGCGGAAGAGGGCTACACCTTCCCCGTCTTGTTCGCCGATGCGGGACTGGCGCTCGACTTCGAGATCCTCGCCTATCCGACGACGCTTTATGTGGATCCGGACGGCATCATCCGCTTTCTTGAACAAGGCTATCGCCCGGCCGGATACGCTGAACTGATGCGTAATCGTATCGACGCCCTCCGCACCGACTAG
- a CDS encoding acyl--CoA ligase family protein has product MSERSPYRTELTPLEFLRRSAFVYPDKAAVVHGGRSYSYREFELRVRRLAAGLLRAGLKPGDRVAFLSPNTPPLLEAHYGVPAAGGVLVAINTRLGAGEIAYILEHSGARYLFVDRALESLVDGDALRGDGVTVVRIDDTGAPSDPYEAFLAGGEAALPLPAGPTDEEAPISMNYTSGTTGRPKGVVYTHRGAYLNAIGELIEMEMTPAAVYLWTLPMFHCNGWCFTWAVTAVGGTHVCLREVDPGRIWALIESEGVTHYCGAPTVQIMLVNDPAARPLEHTVRTMIAGAPPSPTLLEQLKALNFHPIHAYGLTETYGPTATCAWHADWDGRPPAEQARLLARQGQGFVTSDLMRVVDGEGRDVPRDGATMGEVVMRGNIVMKGYYAQPEATDEAFRGGWFHSGDLAVWHPDGYVELRDRAKDIIISGGENISTIEVEQTVARHPAVLECAVIAIPHDEWGERPKAFVTLKPEADATEREIIDFCRDRIAHFKCPDAIEFGPLPKTSTGKVQKYILRDREWTGRDKRIN; this is encoded by the coding sequence GTGAGCGAGCGGAGCCCGTACCGGACGGAACTCACGCCGCTCGAGTTCCTGCGGCGGAGTGCGTTCGTATACCCGGACAAGGCGGCGGTCGTGCACGGCGGCCGCAGCTACTCCTACCGGGAGTTCGAGCTTCGCGTACGGCGGCTGGCGGCGGGACTCCTGCGGGCCGGGCTCAAGCCGGGGGACCGGGTGGCCTTCCTGTCGCCGAATACGCCGCCTCTGCTCGAAGCGCACTACGGCGTGCCGGCCGCCGGCGGGGTGCTGGTCGCGATCAACACGCGGCTCGGGGCGGGCGAGATCGCCTACATCCTGGAGCACAGCGGTGCGCGGTACCTGTTCGTCGACCGGGCTCTCGAGAGCCTCGTTGACGGGGACGCGCTGCGCGGCGACGGGGTGACGGTGGTGCGGATCGACGATACCGGGGCGCCCAGCGATCCCTACGAGGCGTTCCTCGCCGGCGGCGAAGCGGCGCTCCCGCTCCCGGCCGGCCCCACGGACGAGGAAGCCCCGATCTCGATGAACTACACGTCGGGGACGACGGGCCGTCCCAAGGGCGTCGTGTACACGCACCGCGGCGCGTACCTGAACGCGATCGGGGAACTCATCGAGATGGAGATGACGCCGGCGGCCGTCTATCTCTGGACCCTCCCCATGTTCCACTGCAACGGGTGGTGCTTCACGTGGGCGGTGACCGCCGTCGGCGGCACGCACGTGTGCCTGAGGGAGGTCGATCCCGGCCGCATCTGGGCGCTCATCGAGTCGGAGGGCGTCACCCACTACTGCGGGGCGCCGACCGTGCAGATCATGCTCGTCAACGATCCGGCGGCCCGCCCACTGGAGCACACGGTGCGGACGATGATCGCCGGGGCGCCGCCCTCGCCGACGCTGCTGGAGCAGTTGAAGGCGCTGAACTTCCACCCGATTCACGCCTACGGTCTCACGGAGACGTACGGCCCCACAGCCACCTGCGCCTGGCACGCGGACTGGGACGGACGCCCGCCCGCCGAGCAGGCCCGGCTGCTCGCCCGCCAGGGCCAGGGGTTCGTCACCTCCGACCTCATGCGGGTCGTCGACGGGGAGGGCAGGGACGTGCCGCGCGACGGCGCGACGATGGGCGAAGTCGTGATGCGCGGGAACATCGTCATGAAGGGCTACTACGCGCAGCCCGAGGCGACCGACGAGGCCTTCCGCGGCGGCTGGTTCCACTCGGGCGACCTCGCCGTGTGGCACCCCGACGGCTACGTGGAACTCCGCGACCGGGCCAAGGACATCATCATCTCCGGGGGCGAGAACATCTCCACCATCGAGGTCGAGCAGACCGTCGCCCGCCACCCCGCCGTGCTGGAATGCGCGGTCATCGCCATCCCCCACGACGAATGGGGCGAGCGCCCCAAGGCCTTCGTCACCCTGAAGCCGGAAGCCGACGCCACGGAGCGCGAGATCATCGACTTCTGCCGCGACCGCATTGCCCACTTCAAGTGCCCCGACGCGATCGAGTTCGGCCCCCTCCCCAAGACCTCCACCGGCAAGGTCCAGAAATACATCCTCCGCGACCGCGAATGGACCGGCCGCGACAAGCGCATCAACTGA